The DNA window TCGATGTCGGCCCGGATCAGCGTAACCGGCCCCCCGGTACCGGTACCGGTACCGTACCGGACCAGCAGCCCCGTACCGCCAATCGGCGTTATATCGGCCGGGTCGAACAGGCTGATAAACGCACGAATTCGCTGCTGCGTCTGCGTTTCCTGCCCCGACAGTTCCGGGAAGCGGTGCAATTCGTAACGAAACGCGACAAACGGGTCTGTCTGGAAGGGTAATTTCATGGCAAAGACGTTGGTTTGTCAAAGATGGGGATTTCGGACGGCTATATCCGGCAGGTTCCAATTAAAGCCAACGGCCCCTGATCGTGGTTTTCTGCGCCCGCTCCGTATTTTAGCCGGTACAACCTGTCAAAATTGTACCCGCTATGAAAAAACTGTTACCACTGTTCCTGCTGGGAAGTCTCGGCGTGTCCGCTTCCGGCGCGTCGGCACAGTCGCTGACCAAACCCGAAGCAACCCTCGTCGGTACCGTTACGAAGCAGCTGCCCGAAACGATGAGTTTTCTGGAAAAGGTCGTCAATATCAACAGCGGCACGCTCAACAAGGAAGGCGTACGGCAGGTCGGCGATCTGATGGGCGACGAACTGAAAAAGCTGGGCTTCGCCGTTGAATGGGTACCGCTGCCCGACTCGCTCAACCGGGCGGGGCACCTTGTGGCAACACGTACCGGCAAGCGGGGCAAAAAACTGTTTCTCATCGGTCACCTCGACACGGTCTTCGAGAAAAGCCTGCCGATGGAGCCCTACACCCGCGTCAACGACACAACGGCGGCCGGGCAGGGGGTAAACGACATGAAAGGGGGCGACGTGCTGATTATCGCGGCCCTGAAAGCGATGCAGACCCAGAAACTGCTGGATGATACGTCGATTACTATCTACATGACGGGCGACGAAGAAAGCTCCGGCGGCCCCGAAAGTCGGCGTGATTTCATCGAGCGGGCCCGGAAAAACGACATCGCGCTGGCCTTCGAAGGGGCGCAGGGGCTGCACAACGTTACGACGGGTCGGCGGGGGTCGAGTAGCTGGACGCTGACCGTAAAAGCCCGGACGGGCCATTCCTCACGCATCTTTAGTGATCTCGGTTATGGGGCTATCTACGAAGCCGCCCGCGTATTGACCGAGTTTCGGCGGCAACTGGGGCAGGAGCAATACCTGACCTTCAATCCCGGTCTGATCGTTGGTGGTTCGTCGGTGAAATACGACGACAAAACCGCCCGCGCCGAAACCGTTGGCAAAACCAATATCGTCGCCGAATCGGCGCTGGTGAAGGGCGATCTGCGGTTTCTGGGTGAAGCGCAGAAGGAAAAAGCCCGCGCCAAAATGCGGGAGATCGTCGAGAAGAGTTTGCCGCTGACTGGTTCAAAAATCACCTTCGCTGACGGCATCCCGTCGATGGACCCCACGCCCGCCAACGAAAACCTACGCATGATCGTCGACAAAGTAAGCCGCGACATGGGTCTGGGGCCGGTTGGAGCCGTTGATCCCGGTAGCCGGGGCGCAGGCGATGTATCGTTCGTGGCCGAATTTATGCCCTGCCTCGACGGCCTGGGCGCGTCGGGGAAAGGCGCCCACAGCATCGAAGAAACCCTGAACCTGAAGGAATACCCGGTCCTGATTCAGCGCACCGCCCTGCTGCTGTACCGGCTGACACGATGAAAAAAGTTGGATAGTTGTAGAGTTGGATAGTTGTAAAGTTGCGGTTCCCCCGCAGCCGCGGACGGTGCCGGGACTGGCGCGTCAGCCCATCCGGCGGCTAGCTGCGAGCGGTAGCAACTTTACAACGCTATAGCTATCCAACTTTACAACTATAAAGCTTAGTAGGTCACCATTTCGTAGAGTACGGATTCGAAAGCACTGGCATCGACGCTGAAACCGCCCCGAAAGGGATTGTCCATCGCGGCCGTCAGAAACAGGAGTGAGCCCAGCAACAGCGCGATCAGCGAGGTGAGCGCCAGCTGGTGCGCACGGTCTTTCGATACGAAAAACCACGAAATGGCCACGTTGATGAGGGCACCCAGTATGATGACCCACCAGAGCAGCTCGGGCAGGTTTGCCTGATCTCCGCGCAGCCGTAGCCGGTGAGCGATCAACAGCTCGTTAAGCTGATTAATCGCCTGCTGATGAACGACATTGAGCCGGGGTGTATTGGGTATGAAGGCAAACAGATGGTTCTTGAACGACCGCAGAATTTTGCTGCTTTCCTGCGGTACCTCGCCCCGATGGTGAGCTGGCCAGTCCTGGTAGATAATCGATTTGACGTACTGCTTCAGCTCCTGCTGGTAGGCCTTCCGGTAATTGGCCGGGTAGGTGGCCATGTCCTGATACAGAGCCGCCGTAATGGTCGCTTCCTCATCGACCTGATTGGACAGGCTCTGGAAATTGCTCCACGCGCCCGCAGCGACCAGGCCAAGTAGAATGCCGTAGATGACCCCCGCCGACCCCAGAAAATAACTCACCAGGTCGTTGTGTTCAGCCGTCTCCGTAACGATTTTTGCGACCCAGGAACGCAGGCCGTATAGCCCGACTATGGAGAAAAGCCAGGTTGTGCCGCAGCAGAAAATGAAAAATAACCAGTTCGGTAAGGAATAAATCCAGTCCATTGAGTCAAGCGCGGTAACCGGTCAGGTGGCACGTCTCGCCAACCGACCGACAAGCATAGGTAAGCAACTGACCGGGATTCTGCCGGCCAGGTTTATTGGCGCTGCAAGATACGGTAGCTTGCTCATCTATCGGGTAGTTGGGGGCGGGTCAAAGCCGGGATTGTGCAGCCGGATGAGGGCGCCTTTAAATCAATCGGCCGCCGACTAATCGAGCGTTGTCCAGGCGTCGGTGTACGACCCGTTGCAATATTCGCGTTTGTGCGCAGCTTGCAGGACGAAACTTCCGGGCCGCAGCCGCGTTTGTTGAAAACCGCAGCCAGTTCAGCTACTTCGCTCAACTGTTGATCCCTATAAACCAGTACCATGTTACAACCGATTGGCGTATTCGATTCGGGCTACGGCGGCCTGACGGTCCTGCGTGAGATTGTCCGGGCACTGCCGCAGTACGATTACCTGTATCTGGGCGATAACGCCCGGACGCCCTACGGCCCGCGTTCGTTCGAAACGGTGTATCACTACACCCTGGAATGCGTGCAGCACCTGTTCGACCAGGGGTGTCGGCTTGTCATTCTGGCCTGTAACACCGCGTCGGCCAAAGCCCTGCGCAACATTCAACAGCTTGATCTGCCCCGGCTTTACCCCGGTGCTGGCCCCCACGACCCGGCACGGCGGGTGCTGGGCGTGATCCGGCCTACGGCGGAAGTGATCGGAACGTATTCGAAAACGGGCGCGGTGGGGGTACTGGCAACCCAGGGAACGGTGGCGTCGGAATCGTACGTGGTCGAGATCGAAAAGTTTTTCCCCGGCGTAACGGTGTTCCAGGAAGCCTGCCCGATGTGGGTACCGCTGGTTGAAAATGGCGAATACGATAGCCCCGGTGCCGATTATTTTGTCCGGCAACATATTGATCGTGTTATTGCAAAGTCGCCCGATATCGACACCCTGTTGCTGGCCTGTACACACTACCCCCTATTGATCGACAAGATACGGCAGGCTGTGCCGACAGCTACGACTGTGCTGAGTCAGGGGCAGATTGTTGCCGACAGTCTGGCCGATTACCTTCGGCGGCATCCGGCGATAGAGCAGCAATGTTCAAAAACCGGGCAACGCCAGTTTCTGACCACCGACTCGCCGGCTGATTTCGACCGAAAAGCCACGATGTTTTATGGCGAACCGGTTCAGTCGATTCATGTTGCGCTGTAACCAGTTGGACACATAATGTCTATGTTTATTAGTACATTTGTCTTTAGGAACGATAGACTATGTAAATTGCAATACCTCTTTGTGCCCACACATCAGAAAAGTTTAACCGCTCGATCAATACATGCAATCCGTTACTATTCTACTAGTCGAAGATGAAGCTATTCTGAGCATGGACCTTACCTACCGGCTCGAACAGATGGGGTACTACGTAGTCGACGCCGTTGATAACGGACCCGACGCGCTGCGTATCTGCGAGCAAAAGACGGTCGATCTGGTCTTGCTCGATATTCATATTCGGGGCGAGTGGGACGGGGTCGAAACGGCCCGGCGCATCCGGGAGATCAGCCAGATGCCGCTTATTTTTCTGACGGCCCTGACCGATGGACCTACCATCGATCGCGCCCGGCAGGTTGGCCCGTCGGCTTACATCACCAAGCCCTTCAACGACCTGAACCTACGTATCGCTATCGACCTGGCCATTTACAACGTCACCCGGTCGGCAACGGTTGTTTCGCCCATCCAACCGGCCACTGATACGTTACCGACCGAGGAGCCGTCGCGCGGGGAGATTATCATGCTGACGAAGGATCATGTGTTTGTCAAGCAGAACTACCGCTTCGTCAAATTTCCGATCTCCGACATCCGCCATCTGCAATCGGAGGGCAACTACACCGACATTGTTACGGCGAGCCACAAGTATACGCTGCGGCTGGTGCTGAACCGGGTACTGGAAAAGCTGCACGCCAACGAAATGGCCCGGACCAACATTGTCCGGATTCATCGCTCGTACGCCGTTAACCTGCGGCAGGTCACCACGTTCAGCGAACAGGAAGTGCAGGTGGGGGGCAGACAATCCCCGTCGGGCGGAGTTACCGCGTCGAGTTTATGAAGGGTGTACTGGCGCAGTAAGCCCGGCTGGTCAGGCGGCTTTCCGGCCAAAAAGTCGTATCTTTGTCGTCTCAATCTGACCAGAAAAATCACCAGATGGTTAATGTATCCAACGTCTCACTCCGCTATGGTAAGCGGGTGCTGTTCGACGATGTCACGATAAAATTTACCCCCGGCAACTGCTACGGCGTCATTGGTGCCAACGGGGCCGGTAAGTCCACGTTTCTCAAAATCCTGTCCGGCGAAATCGAAGCCCAGACCGGCACGGTCAGCATGTCGCCCGGCGAACGGATGTCGGTGCTGAACCAGAACCAGTCGGCCTACGATGAGTTTCCGGTGCTGCAAACCGTCATTATGGGCAACAAACGCCTGTACGACATCATGCAGGAGAAAGACGAGCTGTACGCCAAAACGGACTTCACCGACGCCGACGGCGAGAAAGCCGCTGAGCTGGAGTCTGAATTTGCCGAGATGAACGGCTGGGATGCCGAGTCTGATGCAGCAAGCCTGCTGTCGGGTCTGGGTATCAAGGAAGACATGCACTACGCGCAGATGAGCGACCTGAACGGATCGGAGAAGGTGCGCGCGCTGCTGGCACAGGCCCTGTTCGGCAACCCCGACGTGCTGCTGCTCGACGAGCCGACCAACAACCTCGACGTTGAATCGGTGGGCTGGCTGGAAAACTTCCTTGCTAACTTCGAAAACACGGTAATCGTGGTCAGCCACGACCGCCACTTCCTCGATCAGGTCTGCACGCAGATTGTCGACGTCGATTTCAGCAAAGTAAAACTCTACGCCGGTAACTATTCGTTCTGGTATGAGTCGAGCCAGCTGGCGTTGAAACAGCGGCAGGATCAGAACAAAAAGACCGAAGACAAGCGTAAGGAACTGGAAGAATTCATCCGTCGCTTCTCGGCCAACGCGTCGAAGTCGAAGCAGGCTACCAGCCGCGCCAAGTTGCTGGAAAAGCTGACGATCGACGATATTCAGCCGTCGTCGCGGAAGTACCCATACGTGCATTTCAAGCCCGAACGTGAGCCCGGCGATCAGATCCTGACCGTCGAAAACCTGACGTACACGGCCGAAGACGGCGTTAAGCTGTTTGAAAACCTGTCGTTCACGGTTAATAAAAACGACAAGATCTTCCTCTATAGCCGCGATGGTCTGGCGGTATCGGCGCTGCTGGATATCCTGTCGGGCGAGCGCACCGCCGATTCGGGCACGTTCCGCTGGGGCATCACGATCACGAAGTCATACTTCCCCAACGATACCGAGAAAGACAAGTTTTTCCAGAACGACCTGAGCCTTGTTGACTGGCTGCGGCAGTACTCGGAGGAGAAAGACGAAAGCTTTATCCGGGGTTTCCTGGGCCGGATGTTGTTTTCGGGCGAAGAGTCGCTGAAGAAATCGAGCGTGCTGAGCGGGGGTGAAAAAGTACGGTGTATGCTCTCGAAGATGATGCTGTCGGGAGCCAACGCGCTGCTACTCGACGAGCCGACCAACCACCTCGACCTCGAATCGATCGAATCGCTGAATAACGGCCTGATCGATTTCAAAGGGCCGGTGCTGTTCACATCGCACGACCACCAGTTTGTCCAGACGATCGCCAACCGCATCATCGAGATCACCCCGACGGGCCTGCTCGATAAGCTGATGACCTACGACGAATACCTAACCGACGCCCGCGTTAAACAACAGCGCGAGGAGTTGTATGCTGCCGTCGCATAGATTTACTACCGAAAGCAGAAAGCCCGCTAAGGATATCCTTGGCGGGCTTTCTGCTTTTTGTCTCTCGCAACCACAAGGGTCGTCCAGAATTTCATCACCTGTGGTAAAATCGCTGATTTTGTCATCCCGACGTCAGGAGGGATCTTCGCTAGCAGCGAACAGAACCAGCCATTGGCGAAGATCCCTCCTGACGTCGGGATGACAGAAAAAGCTTTTTCATGTATGCCTAAATAACTGCTTGGGCGAAACCTGTTACGCAAACACGGCCTGCTCGGCGATTGCTTTACCGGCGTTGAGGTCGGCTTGCAGACTATCGATCTTGGCCTGAATAGTCGTAACGGAGATTTTGCCAAGGGGTAGCCGCAGGGGTGGGTTGTCCTGCCGGGAAAGGGCCCAGATAGCGTCGGCGGCTTTATCGGGGTCGCCTTCCTGCTTACCATTGGCTTGCTCCATTCGCTGCCGGAAGGCCCCGGCTGTGCCGTCGTAGTCGGCAATATGCTGCTCCGCCTTTCCGAACGACGACCCGGCAAAGTTGGTGCGGAACGGCCCCGGCTCCACGAGCGTCAGGTGAATGCCCAGCGGGGCAATCTCAGCCGCCAGTGCTTCGCTGAGCCCTTCGACGGCAAATTTGCTGGCATTATAAATGCCGAATCCCGGTACGGCTTTCACGCCCGACTGCGACGAAATCTGGATGATCCGCCCGTGCCGCTGCTGCCGGAACAAGGGTAAAAACGCCTGTGTTACGGCCAGCATACCGAAGAAGTTGGCTTCAAACACCGCCCGTACGTCTGCTTCGGTGGCTTCTTCGACGGCCCCGGCAAACCCGTAACCCGCGTTGTTGACCAGTACGTCGAGTCGGCCGAAACGGTCCTGAACTGTCTGTACCGCTCGTTGAATCTGCTCGGGCTTGGTGACGTCGAGGAGCAGGGCCAGCCCCCGGCCGTCGTGCTGGGCGTTGAAGGCGTCGACCTGTTCGTGATTGCGGAAGGTGCCGACAACGAAGTCGCCGTGCTGCATGATGGTTTCGGCTAGTGACTTGCCTAAGCCGCCGGAGATGCCGGTGACAAACCAGATGCTGGTTTCAGGTTGGTTCATGGGTTGCTCAATTTTCGCTGATTAACGTAAAAGAAACGACTCGTGTTTCGTTCGTCCTGCCGTCGCGGTCCGGTATCGACGCATCGGCTGACCGGTAGTAAACCATTTTTTTAGCCACAAGGGCTATGTAACTGGTTATATCTATGACGAAACGAAAAACCGTACATGCAAACCGTAGATGTAATCGTAATCGGGACCGGGTCGGCGGGGGTGTCTGCTGCCGAAGCTGCCCGTGAAGCTGGTAAATCCGTAGCCATTATTGATAAACAGCCGTTTGGCGGCACCTGCTCGCAGCGCGGGTGCGACCCCAAAAAAGTATTGGTTGGTGTGGCCGAGATCAGCGCGCGCAGCAGTTGGATGACCGGTAAAGGCATCGATAAGCAACCCAAAATCAGCTGGGCCGATCTGATGGCTTTCAAGCGAACCTTCACGGAACCCATACCCGACCGCACGGTGGAGAAGTTCAAGGACGAAGGCCTGAAACAGTTTCACGGCGTCGCGACGTTTATCTTGGCCGACACCATTCGCGTGAACGACAAGGAAATCAAGGGTAAACAGATCGTGATTGCATCGGGCAACAAACCGATGACGCTCGGTATTCCCGGCGAAGAACTGCTGATCGACAGCACCGGCTTCCTTGATCTGGATGAACTACCGGACGAAATCGTGCTGGTTGGCGGGGGATACATCGCGTTTGAATTTGCCAATGTAGCCATGCGGGCTGGAGCGAAGGTGACAATCATCAACGACACGCCCCGACCGCTCGGTGGCTTTGATCCTGATCTGGTCGATTTACTGGTGAAGACGATGGAAGACGCCGGTATCACGATCCTGGTCAACGCAGCCGTGTCGGGCATCTCCGGCAAGCCGGGTAAGCTGACGGTTGAGTACAAACAGGACGGTAAAACGCAGTCGGTTAAAGCGGGACTGGCTGTACATGCGGCCGGTCGTGCGCCCGATATCGACGAACTCGCGCTCGATGTGGCGGGTGTAACGGTCGGCAAGAAAGGCGTGGTCGTGAACGACTACATGCAGAGCGTATCGAATCCCGCCGTGTATGCCTGTGGCGACGTGGCCGAGAAGGGGTTGCCACTGACACCGATGGCGTCGTACGAAGGCAAGATCGTCGGGACGAATCTGGTGGAAGGCAACACGACGAAGTACGAGCAGCAGCCTGTTCCGACAACGGTTTATGCTATTCCGCCGATGGCGTCGGTCGGGTTGACGGAAGCGAAGGCGAAGGAGCAGGGTAAAAAAGTAAAGGTAATTTTCAAAGACGCCGTGTCCTGGTACACCTCAAAACGCATCAACGAACCCGCTGCGGGATCGAAGATTTTGATCGATAGCAAAACGGACGAAATCGTTGGCGCGCACCTGCTGGGCGAAGGCAGCGACGAGGTTATCAATATTTTCGCCGTAGCGATGGCCCACAAGATCACCGCGTCGGACCTGACCAAAACGATTTACGCGTACCCAACCCGCTCATCGGATATCAGCTACATGCTAAAAGAGTAACGGATTAGTTTGTCCCCGACAGCTTCCAGCTGTCGGAGCCGTAGGCTAAGTGCGATTGCCTAATCAGCCGATAACGCGGCTCCGACAGCTGGAAGCTGCCGGGGACAGCCTAACAACTCAATAGCTTATTCGCCTGCCAGTGTCGTGCTGAACTCAGCGGGGTGTTCGAGAACCTGATGAATCGGGCATTTGTCGGCGATTTCCAGCAACCGCATCCGCTGCTCATCGGTCAGGTCGCCCGTAAGAACGAGTTGCACCTCAAAGCGCGACCGCTTGTGCTCCCGGTCGTGGCTGTAGTCGACGTGAACGACGGCCGTGTCGAGGGGCCACGCTTTGCGATCCGCGTACATGCGCAGGGTAATGGCGGTGCAGGCGGCAAGTGACCCGGCCAGCAACTCGCCCGGTTTCATGCCCCGATCCTGTCCGCCAACATCAGTCGGCTCGTCGGAAACGATGACCTGAGTGCCGGTTGTAAGGTGGGTTTCGTAGGGCGTACGCTCAATGCGCGCGGTGATGATTGGCATGATGACGGTGGGTATGCGGTGAATTACTGATCGGTCCAGTCGGCCGGATTTTCGCGCCAGGAGGCCAGCGAATCCAGCGCGTCGGCCGAGATGTAGTTCATGGCTTCTGCTTCGGTCAGCAGGGCGTTGTAGTCGCTCAGGCAAACAAGCGTAACGCCTTTGTCGGCGAAGTTTTTGTCGGCAACCGGAAAGCCGTACGTGAAGATCGCGGCCATGCCCAGCACTTCCGCACCAGCGGCACGCAGCGCATCGACAACTTTAAGCGAGCTGCCGCCCGTCGAGATCAGATCTTCGATCACCACAACCGACTGACCCGCTTCCAGTTGCCCTTCAATCTGCTTACCCATGCCGTGATTTTTAGGCTCGGGCCGGACATAGCAGTAAGGCAAACCCAGCACGTCGGCGACGAGTGCCCCCTGTGGAATACCCGCCGTAGCGACACCGGCAATGGCCTGCACGCCCGGAAACTGCTGCCGGATGGCGTCGGCCAGCGCATTTTTGATGTAGGTGCGAACAGCGGGGAAAGCCAGCGTCACGCGGTTGTCGCAGTAGATGGGCGACTTCCAGCCCGAACTCCAGGTAAACGGATTCTCAGGTTGCAGCCGGACGGCTTTTACTTCCAGCAGGTGCCGGGCAATGGTTTGTTTTTGGTTCATGGTTTTTACAATGTTGTTCAAGGTTTAAAGTCTAAAGTTTAAGGTTGGCAGTCAGTGTGATTCCCAACCTTAACCCTTAGACTTTAAACCTTGAACCTTAAATCTTATTCCCGATTCCGATGGACGTTGACCGTGTCGATGCGGGAGCCGTTCATGGAAACGATGGTGAACGTAAACGGGGCCAGTTCGATCACCTCTCCGACGCGGGGCAGGTCTTCGTTGGTGGCCAGAATCAGGCCGCCGAGGGTGTCGTAACTGCCTTCGGGTATCGCCCAGCCGTACTTCTCGTTCAGATCGTCGATCTCATGACGGGCGCTCAGCAGCCAGGTGTTGGCGTCGATCTGCCGCTCTTCCCAGTCTTCGTTGGCGTCGAACTCGTCCTGAATCTCACCGAAAATCTGCTCGACCATATCTTCGATGCTGACGATACCGGCCGTGCCACCAAACTCATCGACTACCAGCGCCAGATTCCGGCGTTCCGACAGAAACCGCAGCAGCAGATCCTGCGCGGGCATACTTTGCGGTACGGTGATGATGGGCGTTACAATGGATTCGATCGTGTCGGGTTTGCGGAACAATGACAGTGCGTGGCAGTAGCCAATTACGTCGTCGATGGTGTTGCGGTACACGATAATTTTGGAGTGGCCGCTATCCTGAAAAGCCTGCTGTAGCTCCGCGATCGTATCGTCGACTTCGACGGCGGTAATGTCCGTGCGCGGCACCAGACAGTCGCGCACCCGGACGTCGCGAAATTCGATGGCGTTGTTGAAAATACGGGTGTCGATCTCAACATCCTCTTCCGTGTTGGCCGTCTGATTGAGCTGTTGCAGGTAATGGTTAAGATCGGTCAGGCCGAAAACGGGCCGGATTTCGGGGTTGCGCTTGCGAAAGCCGTAGCGGATAATCAGTCGGGCGATGCCGACCAGCACCCGAACGAGCGGGGCGATGGTGCGGTAGATGATCCAGAGCGGTACGGCCAGCCGTTCCAGAAACCGGTCGGGGTGAATCAGCGCCAGACTTTTGGGAAGGTAATCGGCAACGGGCAGGAAAATGATCGTCAGAATCAGCGTTTCCAGCCCGATCAGTACCGACTCGTGCCGGGTCCAGTCGGGGGGGAGCAGGTCGATCAGCAGCGGGTTCAGGACCGTAACGCCCAGTACCGCGTAGATAACCAGAAAGAGCGTGTTGCCCGTCAGCGTAGTGCCGATAAAGAGGATCGGGTTGCGCAAAAACTCCGACACCAGCTTTTCGCCCAGAGGCCCCTGCTTGCCGTGCAGCTCGAAATAAAACCGGTTGACCGACACATAGGCCATCTCGACGGCGGAGAAAAAACCGGCCAGAATCAGGGCCAGCAGGGCACCCAGCAGTAGCGCGTATGAGTCTATGGGCATAAATACAGGATTCGGGTAGCAGGGTGTGGAGCAACCACGACCGCTCCGCAAAATTACGACGTACCGCCGGATCGCCAGTATACAAGCCGTGATTTACCACCACTCACCAAATTCAATCGCCATTTAACCTAATTTGTTTGCGGGTCACGGCAATGTCAGTAGGTTTACGAAACACAGCGGCTCATGCCGTCCCTATATACCATGAACATTCTGGAAACGCATCACATCGTCAAGCAGTACGCCGAACACCGTGCGCTTGACGATGTTAGTCTGGCCGTGCCGAAGGGTAGTATCTTCGGTCTGCTGGGCCCCAACGGAGCGGGGAAAACCTCGCTCATCCGCATCATTAACCAGATTACGGCCCCCGACGAAGGTGAGGTACTGCTGGGTGGGGAGCGACTCAATCCCGGCCACATCCGTAACATTGGCTACCTGCCCGAAGAGCGGGGGTTGTACAAGAAAATGAAGGTCGGCGAGCAGCTGTTGTACCTGGCGCAGCTCAAAGGGCTGAACGAACGGCAGGCGCTGGATAAGCTCAAAACGTGGTTTATCAAGTTCGATATCAAAACCTGGTGGGATAAGCAGGTTGAAGACCTCTCAAAGGGGATGCAGCAGAAGGTGCAGTTCGTAGCAACGGTCATGCACGATCCCGACCTGATTATTCTGGATGAACCCTTTTCCGGCTTCGATCCAATCAACGCCAACCTCATCAAAGACGAGATTCTGGAACTGCGCGACCGGGGCAAAACGATCATTTTCTCGACCCACCGCATGGAATCCGTCGAAGAACTGTGCGATCACATCGCGCTCATCAACCGGTCGCACAAGGTGCTCGACGGCTCCAAGCGGGCCATCAAAGAGCAGTTCCGGACGCACACGTACCACGTCGAATACAAGGGCGCACTAGGCGACCTGCCCGCTGCCTTCGCCCTCAAACAGACGGGCACCACCGACGACGGTTTCGAGCGTGCCGACATTCAGATTCCCCCCGACGCATCGGTCAACGACCTGATCCGCTTCCTCCTCGATCGCGTAGCCGTGCGCTCATTCGGCGAAAACATTCCCAGCATGAACGACATCTTCATCCGGACGGTGGGTGCAA is part of the Spirosoma rhododendri genome and encodes:
- a CDS encoding M20/M25/M40 family metallo-hydrolase, giving the protein MKKLLPLFLLGSLGVSASGASAQSLTKPEATLVGTVTKQLPETMSFLEKVVNINSGTLNKEGVRQVGDLMGDELKKLGFAVEWVPLPDSLNRAGHLVATRTGKRGKKLFLIGHLDTVFEKSLPMEPYTRVNDTTAAGQGVNDMKGGDVLIIAALKAMQTQKLLDDTSITIYMTGDEESSGGPESRRDFIERARKNDIALAFEGAQGLHNVTTGRRGSSSWTLTVKARTGHSSRIFSDLGYGAIYEAARVLTEFRRQLGQEQYLTFNPGLIVGGSSVKYDDKTARAETVGKTNIVAESALVKGDLRFLGEAQKEKARAKMREIVEKSLPLTGSKITFADGIPSMDPTPANENLRMIVDKVSRDMGLGPVGAVDPGSRGAGDVSFVAEFMPCLDGLGASGKGAHSIEETLNLKEYPVLIQRTALLLYRLTR
- a CDS encoding bestrophin-like domain, with the protein product MDWIYSLPNWLFFIFCCGTTWLFSIVGLYGLRSWVAKIVTETAEHNDLVSYFLGSAGVIYGILLGLVAAGAWSNFQSLSNQVDEEATITAALYQDMATYPANYRKAYQQELKQYVKSIIYQDWPAHHRGEVPQESSKILRSFKNHLFAFIPNTPRLNVVHQQAINQLNELLIAHRLRLRGDQANLPELLWWVIILGALINVAISWFFVSKDRAHQLALTSLIALLLGSLLFLTAAMDNPFRGGFSVDASAFESVLYEMVTY
- a CDS encoding response regulator: MQSVTILLVEDEAILSMDLTYRLEQMGYYVVDAVDNGPDALRICEQKTVDLVLLDIHIRGEWDGVETARRIREISQMPLIFLTALTDGPTIDRARQVGPSAYITKPFNDLNLRIAIDLAIYNVTRSATVVSPIQPATDTLPTEEPSRGEIIMLTKDHVFVKQNYRFVKFPISDIRHLQSEGNYTDIVTASHKYTLRLVLNRVLEKLHANEMARTNIVRIHRSYAVNLRQVTTFSEQEVQVGGRQSPSGGVTASSL
- a CDS encoding ABC-F family ATP-binding cassette domain-containing protein, with protein sequence MVNVSNVSLRYGKRVLFDDVTIKFTPGNCYGVIGANGAGKSTFLKILSGEIEAQTGTVSMSPGERMSVLNQNQSAYDEFPVLQTVIMGNKRLYDIMQEKDELYAKTDFTDADGEKAAELESEFAEMNGWDAESDAASLLSGLGIKEDMHYAQMSDLNGSEKVRALLAQALFGNPDVLLLDEPTNNLDVESVGWLENFLANFENTVIVVSHDRHFLDQVCTQIVDVDFSKVKLYAGNYSFWYESSQLALKQRQDQNKKTEDKRKELEEFIRRFSANASKSKQATSRAKLLEKLTIDDIQPSSRKYPYVHFKPEREPGDQILTVENLTYTAEDGVKLFENLSFTVNKNDKIFLYSRDGLAVSALLDILSGERTADSGTFRWGITITKSYFPNDTEKDKFFQNDLSLVDWLRQYSEEKDESFIRGFLGRMLFSGEESLKKSSVLSGGEKVRCMLSKMMLSGANALLLDEPTNHLDLESIESLNNGLIDFKGPVLFTSHDHQFVQTIANRIIEITPTGLLDKLMTYDEYLTDARVKQQREELYAAVA
- a CDS encoding oxidoreductase; this encodes MNQPETSIWFVTGISGGLGKSLAETIMQHGDFVVGTFRNHEQVDAFNAQHDGRGLALLLDVTKPEQIQRAVQTVQDRFGRLDVLVNNAGYGFAGAVEEATEADVRAVFEANFFGMLAVTQAFLPLFRQQRHGRIIQISSQSGVKAVPGFGIYNASKFAVEGLSEALAAEIAPLGIHLTLVEPGPFRTNFAGSSFGKAEQHIADYDGTAGAFRQRMEQANGKQEGDPDKAADAIWALSRQDNPPLRLPLGKISVTTIQAKIDSLQADLNAGKAIAEQAVFA
- a CDS encoding dihydrolipoyl dehydrogenase family protein, coding for MQTVDVIVIGTGSAGVSAAEAAREAGKSVAIIDKQPFGGTCSQRGCDPKKVLVGVAEISARSSWMTGKGIDKQPKISWADLMAFKRTFTEPIPDRTVEKFKDEGLKQFHGVATFILADTIRVNDKEIKGKQIVIASGNKPMTLGIPGEELLIDSTGFLDLDELPDEIVLVGGGYIAFEFANVAMRAGAKVTIINDTPRPLGGFDPDLVDLLVKTMEDAGITILVNAAVSGISGKPGKLTVEYKQDGKTQSVKAGLAVHAAGRAPDIDELALDVAGVTVGKKGVVVNDYMQSVSNPAVYACGDVAEKGLPLTPMASYEGKIVGTNLVEGNTTKYEQQPVPTTVYAIPPMASVGLTEAKAKEQGKKVKVIFKDAVSWYTSKRINEPAAGSKILIDSKTDEIVGAHLLGEGSDEVINIFAVAMAHKITASDLTKTIYAYPTRSSDISYMLKE
- the murI gene encoding glutamate racemase yields the protein MLQPIGVFDSGYGGLTVLREIVRALPQYDYLYLGDNARTPYGPRSFETVYHYTLECVQHLFDQGCRLVILACNTASAKALRNIQQLDLPRLYPGAGPHDPARRVLGVIRPTAEVIGTYSKTGAVGVLATQGTVASESYVVEIEKFFPGVTVFQEACPMWVPLVENGEYDSPGADYFVRQHIDRVIAKSPDIDTLLLACTHYPLLIDKIRQAVPTATTVLSQGQIVADSLADYLRRHPAIEQQCSKTGQRQFLTTDSPADFDRKATMFYGEPVQSIHVAL
- the pyrE gene encoding orotate phosphoribosyltransferase yields the protein MNQKQTIARHLLEVKAVRLQPENPFTWSSGWKSPIYCDNRVTLAFPAVRTYIKNALADAIRQQFPGVQAIAGVATAGIPQGALVADVLGLPYCYVRPEPKNHGMGKQIEGQLEAGQSVVVIEDLISTGGSSLKVVDALRAAGAEVLGMAAIFTYGFPVADKNFADKGVTLVCLSDYNALLTEAEAMNYISADALDSLASWRENPADWTDQ
- a CDS encoding OsmC family protein, whose translation is MPIITARIERTPYETHLTTGTQVIVSDEPTDVGGQDRGMKPGELLAGSLAACTAITLRMYADRKAWPLDTAVVHVDYSHDREHKRSRFEVQLVLTGDLTDEQRMRLLEIADKCPIHQVLEHPAEFSTTLAGE